The Tripterygium wilfordii isolate XIE 37 chromosome 4, ASM1340144v1, whole genome shotgun sequence genome has a window encoding:
- the LOC119996500 gene encoding aspartyl protease family protein At5g10770-like isoform X2 yields the protein MDTVSKGGSTLKVLHKHGPCSKLHNNKENTPNHSEILKQDEARVYKIRSRIAKKSSLNELEQTKAANLPAKSGSSLGSGNYLVTVGLGTPAKQLSLIFDTGSDLTWTQCEPCVRSCYQQQDPTFDPSESTTYSNVSCSSSTCTSLSSATGNSPGCSASTCVYGIQYGDSSFSVGFFGKERITLTSTDVFDDFYFGCGQNNNGLFGSTAGLLGLGRNKLSLVSQTAQKYNKIFSYCLPSTRSSTGHLTFGGSPSSSAKYTPFSTISMGASFYGIDFTAISVGGRNLSISSSVFSTAGAIIDSGTVITRLPPAAYSALRTAFRQKMKKYPMAKALSILDTCYDLSNYTTISVPKIGFSFKGGAQVKIDATGTLYASSPSQVCLAFAGNTNDTDVAIFGNTQQKTIEVVYDGAGGRLGFAPGRCK from the exons ATGGATACAG tATCTAAAGGAGGATCAACTCTCAAAGTTCTGCACAAGCATGGACCATGCTCCAAACTCcacaacaacaaagaaaacacaCCAAACCACTCTGAAATTCTGAAACAAGATGAAGCTAGAGTTTACAAAATTCGTTCCCGGATCGCCAAGAAGTCCAGCCTCAACGAATTAGAGCAGACGAAGGCCGCAAACCTCCCTGCAAAGTCGGGCAGCAGTCTCGGCTCAGGCAACTACCTAGTTACAGTAGGACTTGGGACCCCAGCAAAGCAGCTTTCCCTCATATTTGACACAGGAAGTGACCTAACATGGACACAATGTGAGCCTTGTGTGAGGTCTTGCTATCAACAGCAGGACCCTACTTTTGACCCTTCTGAGTCCACAACTTATAGCAACGTTTCTTGCTCCTCTTCCACCTGTACTTCCCTATCTTCTGCCACAG GCAACTCACCGGGCTGCTCCGCTTCGACCTGCGTTTATGGTATCCAGTACGGGGACTCCTCATTCTCCGTCGGTTTCTTCGGCAAAGAACGGATTACCTTAACGTCGACCGACGTATTTGATGACTTTTACTTCGGTTGCGGCCAGAACAACAACGGCCTCTTCGGCAGCACCGCCGGCTTGCTTGGTCTCGGTCGGAACAAACTCTCCTTGGTCTCTCAAACTGCTCAGAAATACAACAAGATCTTCTCCTACTGCCTCCCGTCCACTCGCAGCTCTACCGGACACCTCACCTTCGGCGGATCTCCGTCATCCTCCGCAAAATACACTCCTTTCTCCACGATCTCCATGGGCGCATCCTTCTACGGCATTGATTTCACCGCCATCAGTGTAGGAGGCCGCAATTTATCGATCTCGAGCTCAGTCTTCTCCACCGCCGGTGCAATCATCGATTCCGGCACGGTCATAACTCGTCTCCCACCGGCGGCGTACTCTGCGTTGAGAACGGCGTTCCGGCAGAAGATGAAGAAGTATCCGATGGCAAAGGCATTGTCGATACTGGACACGTGCTACGATTTAAGCAACTATACAACGATTTCAGTGCCAAAGATCGGCTTCTCCTTCAAAGGCGGAGCACAAGTGAAGATCGATGCGACGGGAACATTGTATGCGAGCAGTCCTTCGCAGGTGTGTTTGGCGTTCGCCGGGAACACCAATGATACTGACGTAGCAATCTTCGGAAACACACAGCAGAAGACGATAGAAGTGGTGTACGATGGGGCTGGGGGAAGATTAGGGTTCGCTCCTGGGCGTTGTAAGTAA
- the LOC119996501 gene encoding aspartyl protease family protein At5g10770-like, with translation MERHNFLLQLVLLCLLFRVKMCFSRANYHQAATGSAEQSKGIQITHRYSSTDNHQILLLDQDRIQSMNSIASNHKYNIDKNGEGTNLPLFGPPLGAGNYLVTVGFGTPRRDYKLIFDTGSDLTWMQCLPCPVCYDQDDQIFDPSKSSTFSNASCKVAASCDYNSTYGDKSFSRGYYARDTLTISPSEVFLNFVFGCGENNSKSFGKAAGLLGLGGEKGLSLMAQTSTSFAKIFCYCLPHSDSSTGYLLFGIQALKTCQTSNFTPLLSDAKRPYLYFVKLLGITIRNQRLKISSTNTILDSGTVITRLPPSVYSKLRSAFMKSMSGYPIAPPVLPLLSTCYNLEGYQNFTAPKMVLHFDKISVDLEPEAVIWVENNASQVCLAFAGNKDETELTIIGNHQQRMLNILFDINERKVEFGAGACGN, from the exons atggagagacaCAACTTCTTGCTTCAGTTGGTCCTATTATGCCTTCTTTTTCGGGTCAAGATGTGTTTTTCCAGAGCTAATTATCATCAAGCTGCTACAG GTTCTGCAGAACAATCTAAGGGCATACAAATAACCCACAGATATTCATCTACCGATAATCACCAAATTCTTCTCCTGGACCAAGACAGAATTCAGTCTATGAATTCCATAGCATCCAACCATAAGTACAATATAGATAAGAACGGTGAGGGTACTAACCTGCCCTTATTTGGTCCTCCTTTAGGTGCCGGAAATTATCTTGTCACGGTTGGTTTTGGCACCCCCAGGCGTGACTATAAGCTAATCTTTGACACTGGCAGCGATCTCACATGGATGCAGTGCCTTCCATGTCCTGTTTGCTATGATCAGGATGACCAAATTTTTGACCCTTCCAAatcctcaactttctccaatGCTTCCTGTAAAGTTGCAGCTTCATGTGATTACAATAGCACCTATGGCGATAAGTCTTTTTCAAGGGGATACTATGCCAGAGATACCCTTACAATTTCACCCTCAGAAGTGTTCCTAAACTTTGTGTTTGGTTGTGGAGAAAATAACAGCAAAAGCTTTGGTAAAGCAGCTGGGCTTCTAGGGCTTGGTGGAGAAAAGGGTCTTTCTCTAATGGCTCAAACTTCCACCAGTTTTGCCAAAATCTTCTGCTATTGTCTCCCTCACTCGGATTCCTCAACTGGATATCTCCTGTTTGGTATTCAGGCACTTAAAACTTGTCAAACTAGTAATTTCACACCACTATTAAGTGACGCCAAAAGGCCTTACTTATACTTTGTGAAACTCCTTGGGATAACAATTCGCAACCAAAGATTGAAGATTTCTTCAACAAACACAATATTGGATTCAGGGACTGTCATCACTCGCTTACCTCCTTCAGTGTATTCAAAACTTCGTTCAGCATTTATGAAATCAATGTCCGGATACCCAATTGCACCTCCAGTATTGCCGCTGTTAAGCACTTGCTATAACCTGGAAGGCTACCAGAACTTCACCGCCCCAAAAATGGTGCTGCATTTTGATAAAATCAGCGTGGATTTGGAACCTGAAGCAGTGATTTGGGTAGAGAACAATGCTTCGCAGGTTTGCTTGGCTTTCGCAGGAAACAAAGATGaaacagaattgaccattattGGTAATCATCAGCAGAGGATGCTCAACATTCTTTTTGATATCAATGAAAGAAAGGTAGAGTTTGGGGCTGGTGCTTGTGGCAATTGA
- the LOC119997581 gene encoding protein TIC 55, chloroplastic-like: protein MALSVQLFLSHTTSLSKPLLFSSLSIPLSPNKLIPTSITSLRPPLPMKSNHSKCHAIRDMASSTAVPPLDKQRIDGDDQEVLVGPASEQERRGERVVADYDWTEEWYPLYLTKDVPDDAPLGLTVFDKQIVLYKDGKGELRCYEDRCPHRLAKLSEGQLIDGKLECLYHGWQFEGEGVCVRIPQLPSNAKIPRSACLKTYEVRESQGVVWVWMSRRTPPNVSKLPWFDNFARPGFQDTSTIHELPYDHSILLENLMDPAHIPISHDRTDWSARREDAQPLHFEVTERTDRGFAGWWGKEKDHTLPNFLRFEAPCVLQNNRELIDEKGEKHYFTGLFLCRPTGQGKSMLIVRFGGTKRSPLAKLFPKWYFHQNASKVFEQDMGFLSSQNEVLIKEKVPTKELYLNLKSSDTWVAEYRKWMDKVGHGMPYHFGHSTISLPELPAVVEHAPAGLFAGISASSPAKGGIGTMYTPNFSNRYFRHVIHCKECSSVVKAFTAWKNGLSVAALTLTALAILLSQRQWKAFFLVSASLCLAGVYACSTAIAMNTTNFVRTHRRL, encoded by the exons ATGGCTCTATCAGTGCAACTGTTCCTCTCTCACACCACATCTCTCTCCAAACCCTTACTTTTCTCTTCCCTCTCAATCCCACTCTCACCTAATAAGCTAATACCCACATCAATTACATCTCTTCGGCCTCCGTTACCCATGAAATCAAACCACTCAAAGTGTCATGCAATCAGAGATATGGCAAGTTCTACTGCTGTGCCTCCACTTGATAAGCAGAGAATAGATGGTGATGATCAAGAGGTTCTTGTAGGTCCTGCTAGTGAGCAAGAGAGGAGAGGGGAGAGGGTGGTGGCAGACTATGATTGGACAGAGGAGTGGTATCCTCTGTATCTCACCAAGGATGTTCCCGATGACGCTCCTCTGGGACTCACTGTATTTGATAAGCAAATTGTTCTCTATAAAGATGGTAAAGGAGAGCTTCGGTGTTACGAGGATCGGTGCCCCCACAG ACTAGCTAAACTGTCAGAAGGTCAGTTGATTGACGGAAAACTAGAATGTCTCTACCATGGTTGGCAATTTGAAGGTGAGGGTGTTTGTGTAAGGATTCCTCAG CTTCCTTCAAATGCCAAAATTCCTCGATCTGCATGTCTCAAGACCTATGAAGTAAGGGAGTCACAGGGAGTCGTGTGGGTATGGATGTCGCGAAGGACTCCCCCAAATGTTAGCAAACTACCTTGGTTTGATAACTTTGCTAGACCAGGGTTTCAAGATACTTCAACCATCCATGAGCTTCCATATGATCATTCTATACTACTCGAGAACCTGATGGATCCAGCCCATATCCCAATATCACATGATAGGACAGATTGGAGTGCAAGAAGGGAAGATGCTCAGCCTCTTCATTTTGAGGTGACTGAACGTACTGATCGAGGTTTTGCAGGGTGGTGGGGTAAAGAGAAGGATCACACCTTGCCGAATTTCTTACGGTTTGAAGCACCGTGTGTTCTTCAAAATAACAGAGAGCTTATTGATGAGAAGGGAGAAAAACACTACTTCACTGGCCTCTTCTTATGTAGACCTACTGGACAAGGAAAATCCATGCTCATTGTAAGGTTTGGTGGAACAAAGAGGTCTCCCCTGGCAAAGCTGTTTCCCAAATGGTACTTCCATCAGAATGCAAGTAAGGTTTTTGAGCAAGACATGGGATTCCTGTCATCTCAAAACGAGGTTTTAATAAAAGAGAAGGTTCCCACAAAGGAAttataccttaatttgaagtcCTCAGATACATGGGTTGCCGAGTACCGAAAGTGGATGGACAAAGTTGGTCATGGGATGCCCTATCATTTTGGACATAGCACCATCTCTCTTCCTGAACTTCCTGCTGTTGTAGAACATGCTCCAGCTGGACTTTTTGCCGGAATTTCTGCTTCTTCCCCGGCTAAGGGTGGGATTGGAACAATGTATACTCCAAATTTTTCCAACCGATATTTTCGGCATGTGATCCACTGCAAGGAATGCAGCAGCGTTGTCAAAGCTTTCACTGCTTGGAAGAATGGTCTTTCTGTGGCAGCTCTTACGCTGACAGCGCTGGCTATTTTACTCTCTCAAAGGCAGTGGAAGGCTTTTTTCCTGGTATCTGCAAGCTTGTGCCTGGCTGGAGTTTATGCATGCTCAACTGCTATTGCAATGAACACAACAAACTTCGTAAGAACACACAGAAGATTGTGA
- the LOC119996502 gene encoding protein ENHANCED DISEASE RESISTANCE 2-like produces the protein MSPPTQKHRTSVTGKSSRSDNSTARTTSIADWISESINGGSLSHVDLHTGINGWASPPGNVFSLRSINYFTKRQKSPAGDYMLFPAGMDWLKSSTKLENVLARPDNRVSLALKKAQARGKSLKSFIFAVNLQVPGKDQHSAVFYFATEDPIPSGSLLDRFINGDDAFRNQRFKIVNRIVKGPWIVKKAVGNYSACLLGKALTCNYHRGENYLEIDVDIGSSTIARAILHLALGYAMSVTIDMGFVVEAQSEEELPERLIGAVRVCQMEMSSALVVDLPHAPAKVYNDDNENC, from the coding sequence atgagcCCCCCGACGCAGAAACACCGGACCTCCGTCACCGGTAAATCCTCCAGATCCGACAACTCCACCGCCAGAACAACTTCAATCGCCGATTGGATCTCTGAATCTATCAACGGCGGATCCTTATCCCACGTGGACCTACATACCGGAATCAATGGCTGGGCGTCACCGCCAGGCAACGTATTTTCTCTCCGCTCTATAAATTACTTCACAAAACGGCAAAAATCCCCCGCCGGCGACTACATGCTCTTTCCCGCTGGCATGGACTGGCTCAAGTCGAGTACGAAGCTCGAAAACGTACTCGCTCGCCCGGATAACCGCGTTTCCTTAGCCCTAAAGAAGGCCCAAGCCAGAGGCAAGTCCCTGAAGAGTTTCATTTTCGCCGTTAACCTCCAGGTTCCCGGTAAGGACCAACACAGCGCTGTTTTCTACTTCGCCACGGAGGATCCTATCCCCTCCGGCTCCTTACTTGATCGATTCATCAACGGTGACGATGCATTCCGGAACCAGCGATTTAAGATCGTGAACCGGATCGTGAAGGGCCCTTGGATCGTAAAGAAGGCGGTGGGGAATTACAGTGCGTGCCTGTTAGGTAAGGCCTTGACATGTAATTACCATAGAGGAGAGAACTATTTGGAAATCGATGTGGATATAGGAAGCTCGACGATCGCGAGGGCGATATTGCATCTCGCATTGGGATACGCAATGAGCGTGACAATCGATATGGGGTTCGTAGTTGAGGCACAATCGGAGGAGGAGTTGCCTGAGAGGTTAATCGGTGCAGTTAGGGTTTGCCAGATGGAAATGTCATCGGCTCTTGTTGTTGATTTACCCCACGCGCCGGCCAAGGTTTACAATGACGACAATGAAAATTGTTAA
- the LOC119996500 gene encoding aspartyl protease family protein At5g10770-like isoform X1: protein MASLSRLLFFFHALFVSMFFLVSLENTTTVSASIDGRKVTDAESTNHHHTIKVSSLFPTSVCNPSTTKVSKGGSTLKVLHKHGPCSKLHNNKENTPNHSEILKQDEARVYKIRSRIAKKSSLNELEQTKAANLPAKSGSSLGSGNYLVTVGLGTPAKQLSLIFDTGSDLTWTQCEPCVRSCYQQQDPTFDPSESTTYSNVSCSSSTCTSLSSATGNSPGCSASTCVYGIQYGDSSFSVGFFGKERITLTSTDVFDDFYFGCGQNNNGLFGSTAGLLGLGRNKLSLVSQTAQKYNKIFSYCLPSTRSSTGHLTFGGSPSSSAKYTPFSTISMGASFYGIDFTAISVGGRNLSISSSVFSTAGAIIDSGTVITRLPPAAYSALRTAFRQKMKKYPMAKALSILDTCYDLSNYTTISVPKIGFSFKGGAQVKIDATGTLYASSPSQVCLAFAGNTNDTDVAIFGNTQQKTIEVVYDGAGGRLGFAPGRCK, encoded by the exons ATGGCCTCTCTAAGCAGGCTATTGTTCTTCTTCCATGCTTTGTTTGTCTCTATGTTCTTCCTCGTCTCTTTGGAGAACACCACCACTGTCTCTGCCTCCATTGATGGTAGAAAAGTTACTGATGCAGAGAGTACTAACCACCACCACACCATTAAAGTTAGCTCTCTTTTCCCAACCAGTGTCTGCAACCCTTCTACTACCAAAG tATCTAAAGGAGGATCAACTCTCAAAGTTCTGCACAAGCATGGACCATGCTCCAAACTCcacaacaacaaagaaaacacaCCAAACCACTCTGAAATTCTGAAACAAGATGAAGCTAGAGTTTACAAAATTCGTTCCCGGATCGCCAAGAAGTCCAGCCTCAACGAATTAGAGCAGACGAAGGCCGCAAACCTCCCTGCAAAGTCGGGCAGCAGTCTCGGCTCAGGCAACTACCTAGTTACAGTAGGACTTGGGACCCCAGCAAAGCAGCTTTCCCTCATATTTGACACAGGAAGTGACCTAACATGGACACAATGTGAGCCTTGTGTGAGGTCTTGCTATCAACAGCAGGACCCTACTTTTGACCCTTCTGAGTCCACAACTTATAGCAACGTTTCTTGCTCCTCTTCCACCTGTACTTCCCTATCTTCTGCCACAG GCAACTCACCGGGCTGCTCCGCTTCGACCTGCGTTTATGGTATCCAGTACGGGGACTCCTCATTCTCCGTCGGTTTCTTCGGCAAAGAACGGATTACCTTAACGTCGACCGACGTATTTGATGACTTTTACTTCGGTTGCGGCCAGAACAACAACGGCCTCTTCGGCAGCACCGCCGGCTTGCTTGGTCTCGGTCGGAACAAACTCTCCTTGGTCTCTCAAACTGCTCAGAAATACAACAAGATCTTCTCCTACTGCCTCCCGTCCACTCGCAGCTCTACCGGACACCTCACCTTCGGCGGATCTCCGTCATCCTCCGCAAAATACACTCCTTTCTCCACGATCTCCATGGGCGCATCCTTCTACGGCATTGATTTCACCGCCATCAGTGTAGGAGGCCGCAATTTATCGATCTCGAGCTCAGTCTTCTCCACCGCCGGTGCAATCATCGATTCCGGCACGGTCATAACTCGTCTCCCACCGGCGGCGTACTCTGCGTTGAGAACGGCGTTCCGGCAGAAGATGAAGAAGTATCCGATGGCAAAGGCATTGTCGATACTGGACACGTGCTACGATTTAAGCAACTATACAACGATTTCAGTGCCAAAGATCGGCTTCTCCTTCAAAGGCGGAGCACAAGTGAAGATCGATGCGACGGGAACATTGTATGCGAGCAGTCCTTCGCAGGTGTGTTTGGCGTTCGCCGGGAACACCAATGATACTGACGTAGCAATCTTCGGAAACACACAGCAGAAGACGATAGAAGTGGTGTACGATGGGGCTGGGGGAAGATTAGGGTTCGCTCCTGGGCGTTGTAAGTAA